CCGGATTATATTATAAATTGCATCGCTTACACTGCCGTTGATAAAGCCGAAGATGAGAGGGAAATCTGCAACGCAATAAATGTTAATGCGGTAAAAATTATCGCTGATTTTTGCAAAAAAATTGATGCAAAACTAATTCATTACTCAACTGATTATGTCTTTGATGGC
This sequence is a window from Rickettsiales bacterium. Protein-coding genes within it:
- a CDS encoding sugar nucleotide-binding protein, whose product is MNILVFGKNGQLGSNFYELLSDNKNYKAEFADREDVDFTQLNEVQNFLDKLNFKPDYIINCIAYTAVDKAEDEREICNAINVNAVKIIADFCKKIDAKLIHYSTDYVFDG